The window AATAATTAGGGGGGGTCTTCTGAATGAATATCGGTTCCATCGTGAAATACTATCGTTTGAGGAACGGATTGACGCAAGCAGAGCTGTCTAATGGTATTTGTTCCATTTCACATTTAAGTAAAATCGAATCAAATAAATACAGTCCCCATAAAGAAACGCTAGAAGAGCTATTCAAGAAAATGCATATTGAATGGGAAAAGGAGGTTGTCGGTTATAAGAAGTTTGAAGAAAAGTTAAGTCGCTTTATCAGCCACTCTGTGTATTATGATTTTGAATCAATGGAAACATTGTATAAAGAACTAAAAGAAAATGAAGATTATCTGCAGTCAACCGATCTGGTAAATAAATATGAGTTGTACAAGCTACGCTATTATTTGTACAAAAGAGATACAAGTCAAGCAAAGAGGCAGCATCAGCTGGTTGAAAAACTGAGTCCGACTTTCAATGATTACGAGCGGATTGTGGCAAAGGTGATTTCCATCATGTTCTATATATCGATAGGAGAAGACGAGCGAGCAGAACAGTTATTTGCAAAAATTGAAGAAAATGCGGAACGAATTCCAAAATTATTGGAAGGGGAATACTTTTATCAGCGAGCCTGGCTACTGCATAAAAAAACGCAATACGGCAAGTCGTCGTACTATGCGGAAATGGCTGTTGATCATTTTCAAGAGGATTGTAATTACATCAGGCTCATGCATGGCCAGATGCTTCTGGCCATCAATTTCACAAACCGTGACTTTTACTTGCAGGCAGAAAAGCTGTTCACCATCCTAATGCGTAATACACAGTTGATGGAGCAGGGGGAATTATACCAGCATACACTTTACAATCTTTCCGTGCTGCAGAATCGCATGGGCAATCATGAATATGCGTATGAGTTGCTGGCAGAACTGAAAAATATTATTACGGATGACAGTGGATTTTACGATGCGGTACTGTTGAATATGTTGCATACGTCATTGGAGGCGGGGATTGATATCTCTAATGCATTGAAAGAAATGGAGGGAAGAATAGAGGTGACTAAAGACCCTTATTTAATTGTTTTTTATAAGTACTTTAAGTCTGCCGAAGTTTCCCAACAGGACTTTTATGATCATTGTGAAGAAATAATGTTCCCATTTTTCAAAAAATATGGTTATATTGGAGAAGGAAGAAGAATTGCCTGGAAATTATCGAAGTACTACAGAGACCAGGCTGATTATGAGAAAGTAGATTTCTATAATAATTATTACTATAAGGAAGGAGATGAGGAATGATGAAGCAAAAATTGATTGTTGCCTTAATGGCTCTGAGCTTATTTATGTTAGTGGGAGCAGGAAATACGTTTGCTGATTTTGATGGACTTGAAAAAGATGAGACAGTATCTACTCATGCAAAAGGAAATGATAATATGCATCCGCCTAGCGTATTACCTCCACATTGTTAATCAGCTAAACAAAAAGCCCTCCGAAAATGGAGGGCTTTTGCGTGTAATTATTTATGGTTGCTGAATGTACGAACCAGACCTGCGATATTACCAACGAGTACGAATGCGAACAGTGCAAACATGATGTATATGAACCACATTGACTATCACTCCTTTTATCCAATAAATCCTGTTCCCATTATACCACCCCCAAGATTGACAGGCAATGTTATCTAGGATGAGGTGTTGCTATTTGTGGCGAAGTTGTTGAGAGTTGA of the Sporosarcina sp. FSL K6-1508 genome contains:
- a CDS encoding helix-turn-helix domain-containing protein, coding for MNIGSIVKYYRLRNGLTQAELSNGICSISHLSKIESNKYSPHKETLEELFKKMHIEWEKEVVGYKKFEEKLSRFISHSVYYDFESMETLYKELKENEDYLQSTDLVNKYELYKLRYYLYKRDTSQAKRQHQLVEKLSPTFNDYERIVAKVISIMFYISIGEDERAEQLFAKIEENAERIPKLLEGEYFYQRAWLLHKKTQYGKSSYYAEMAVDHFQEDCNYIRLMHGQMLLAINFTNRDFYLQAEKLFTILMRNTQLMEQGELYQHTLYNLSVLQNRMGNHEYAYELLAELKNIITDDSGFYDAVLLNMLHTSLEAGIDISNALKEMEGRIEVTKDPYLIVFYKYFKSAEVSQQDFYDHCEEIMFPFFKKYGYIGEGRRIAWKLSKYYRDQADYEKVDFYNNYYYKEGDEE